The Candidatus Eisenbacteria bacterium region GTCCCCGGCGCAGTGGTCCTGGTCGGGGGAGATCCCGGAATCGGCAAATCGACACTTCTTCTTCAGGTTCTCGTACGGCTCGTCGAGAATGACTTCAAGACGCTCTATGTCTCAGGTGAGGAATCTGCGAGCCAGACAAAGCTGAGGGCTGAACGGCTCGGGCCGATTCCGGGAGAACTGCTCTTCGCCTGCGAGACCGATATATCCCAGGTGCTCCACTACATCAAGGATGTCGGCCCTCAGGTCGTCGTGATAGACTCAATTCAAACAATGTACAAGAGTGAAATTCCCAGCGCACCCGGAAGCGTGAGTCAGGTTAGGGAATGTGCGCTTGAGCTTCTTAATTATGCAAAAGGAAGTGATGTTTCAGTCTTACTGGTCGGGCACGTCACGAAGGATGGAATCGTTGCGGGCCCCAGGGTGCTCGAGCATATGGTTGATGCTGTTCTCTATCTCGAAGGAGAGCGGCATCACAACTACAGGATATTGAGGGCGGCAAAAAACAGGTTTGGTTCAACAAACGAGATTGGCATCTTCGAGATGAGAGAAGAAGGAATGGTCGAGGTGATAAATCCTTCGGGTGTGTTCCTAAAGGAAAGGCCGCTTGGTTTGTCCGGCTCTGTCGTCGTCGCGAGTATCGAAGGAACGAGGCCGATGCTGATAGAGCTTCAGGCTCTTGTGACCAGGACTGCTTACAATTACCCGCAGAGGGTGGCGACCGGATTCGAGCTGAGGCGGCTTTCGCTTCTCCTCGCAGTGATAGAAAAAAGGGCGGGTCTTCATCTCTCAGGGTCTGATGTTTTCTTCAATGTGGCCGGCGGAATGAGCACAGAAGAGCCGGGGGTTGACCTTGGAGTGGTGCTCTCAGTCTCATCGAGTTTCAAGAACAAGGCGATTGAAGACGGAATCGTTGCAATCGGAGAGGTTGGCCTGGGAGGAGAAGTACGGGGAGTAACTCACGTTGAACGCAGGGTGGTTGAGGCAGAGAGACTAGGTTTTAAGGAATGTATTATTCCGAAGAACAACCTTTCAAGTATCAAAGGATTCGGAAAGGGTAACATCAAAGTCACAGGAGTCTCCTCGATATTAGAGGCCTTGGAAAGGATTCTCTAGTTTGAGAGTGACCGCGATAGTTGTTGCCGGCGGTGAGGGTAGGAGGATCGGGAAGGACAAGAACCTGATCCCGCTCCTCGGAAAACCTCTTCTTTTCCACACCCTCAGAGCTTTCGAGAAAGCAAGAACTGTGAGTGATGTGATTCTTGTCGTGCGGAAAAAGAACGTGGAGTCGGCGAAGAAGCTTTTTGTCAATAAATTCAAGTTCGGAAAAATCAAAAAGATCGTCGAGGGCGGCCGCGAGAGGCAAGAATCGGTTTTGAAGGGACTGAGATGGGTAAGACCCGATACTGAATTTGTGGTGGTGCACGATGGCGCAAGACCGCTCGTTCGTCCGAGTCTCATTGATAAGACAGTCAGGGCATGCAGTGTCAAGGGCATCGAAGCGGTAACGACTGCCGTGAAAGCAACTGAGACTGTGAAAAAAGTGCGGGATGCCTTCATCGAAAAGACTCTGAACAGGGATGAGCTGTGGCTTTCCCAGACCCCTCAGGTCTTCAGGCACAGAACGATGCTTGCCGCTCACCTTCTGGCTTTCGGAGAGGAATTCGTCGGAACGGATGATGTTCAGCTTGTGGAGAGAATGGACGTAAAGGTGAAAATCATTGAAGGGAGCCGGGAAAACCTGAAGATCACGTTTCCCGAAGACCTGATAGTGGCAGAAGCATTCCTGAGGAAGAGGAGGCCTTGACGCTTGAGGAAGGGAACGAGGGCGGGAATCGGTTATGATGCGCACAGGTTCGTGGAAGGCAGGCCTCTCATCATCGGCGGCGTGAAGCTTCCCTACTGGAAGGGGCTTGAAGGTCACTCGGATGCGGATGTCCTCTCCCATGCAATCGGAGATGCGATTCTTGGGGCGATGAGTCTGGGAGACATCGGGAAGCATTTCCCGGATACCGACCCGGCCTTCAAAGGGATTTCGAGTCTTGAGCTCTTGAAAAGGATTTCTTCCATCATAAGTAAGAATGGCGGAGAGATCACGAATGTTGACTCCACCGTCGTGCTTGAAGAGCCGCGGCTCTCTCCATACACTACGCAGATGAGAAAAAAGATAGCTGATGCTCTTGCAGTCCCTGAAGATGCAGTTTGCGTCAAGGCAACGACTACAGAGGGGCTCGGTGCAACAGGAAGGAAAGAGGGAATTGCTGCTTATGCTATCGCAGTCGTCGAGGTGAGTGGCAGCCCTACTTGATGAGCTTGCGATTTCGTCTTGCATGTCCAAGGTGTGGGACGACAACGTTGGCTGAGGTGAAAGGGTGACACACAGTGAAGTCGAAACGGGCGACAGACCTTGTTCTTCCTCCACTTCTGATTATTCCACTGGGTCTCAAGACATGAAAAAGAAGGTCGTTGTTCTCATGGGCGGAACTTCTGCTGAAAGAAACGTCTCCCTTTCAAGCGGTAAAGGTATAACGCTTGCGCTTGAGAAAAAGGGCTGGAGTGTCATTCCCATAGATACGGGTCTTGGTAGGGTACTTCCAAGAAGCGAGCTTGAACTTCTGCCTCACACGAGCTCCACTCAAGTGGTTGCCGTGAAGAACGAGGAGAGGGCTGTAGATGTCGTGAAGATGAAAGAAGTGAAAGATACGGACGTGGTCTTCATCGCGCTTCACGGCGGGATTGGTGAGGATGGGACGCTTCAGGCTCTTCTCGACCTTGTTGGCGTGTCTTACACAGGGTCCGGAGTGCTTGCAAGTGCGCTTGCGATGGACAAAGTGATGGCGAAAAGAGTCTTCATTGCCAATGGAATTCCGACTCCGGAATGGTTCCTTCTTTCTTCGAAAGACAGCGTTCAGGAGTATGAGTCTAGCGTGGACGCCCTCGGAGGATATCCTGTCGTGGTGAAACCGAACGACCAGGGTTCCACGGTTGGCACCACGATAGTGGAAAAGAAGAGTGCACTTGGCGAGGCAGTCGAATGTGCATGCCGCTACAGTAATGAGATTCTTGTCGAGAGGTACATACCGGGAAGAGAAATCACCGTTGCCGTCCTTGGCGATGAAGTGCTTCCGATCGTTGAGATAGAGCCTGAGAACGAAATGTATGACTATGAGTGCAAATACACTAAAGGGAAAAGCAAATACACTGTACCTGCCAAACTATCCGTTGAGAAAACCAGAGAGATTCAGGAACTTGGCCTGAGAGCTTTCCGTGCACTCAAATGCTCCGGGTTTGCAAGGGTTGATCTCAGACTCTCACCCGAAGGGAAGCCGTACTGTCTTGAGTTAAATACGGTCCCAGGAATGACCGAAACCAGTCTTGTTCCGATGGCTGCCAAAGCTGTCGGGATTGATTTCCCAGAGCTCATAGAGCGGATCTGCGAGCTTGCCGCGAAAAAAGAAAGGAAATCGAGGACCGCAAGGCTATGAATTTTGGGCCTGAAATGAAACTCATCATCTCGCACGGAGTGAAGATCGTCTTCATTCTGATAATTGCTCTCGTTTCTATCAGGATTCTTCTCCTCCTGATCAGGAGGATGGAAAAAGCCGTGCAAAGGGACGACACAGTAGGCGCAGAGCAGATAAAAAGAGCCAAGACTCTTTCCCAGGTGTTGAGGACCGCAACGCTCATCTCTGTCCTTACCATTGCAGGCGTGATGGTCATCAAAGAGCTGGGCATAGACATCGGACCAATCCTTGCAGGTGCAGGAATACTTGGACTGGCCATTGGGCTTGGTGCCCAGACTCTGGTGAAAGACATAATCGGTGGAATCCTGATCCTTGGCGAGAACCAATTCAGAGTGGGTGATGTGGTCAGGGTCGGCGGGGTGTCCGGAGTAGTCGAGAACATGAGTCTGAGAACCACCATTCTCAGGGACCTTGAGGGCGCCGTTCATGTCATACCGAACAGTGAGGTCAAGGTTGTATCGAACCTCACAAAGGGCTGGTCGCAGGCCGTCGTGAATGTGAACATTGCGTACGGCGAGGATATTGACAAAGTCATGAGAATCCTTGATGAAGTTGGAGAAGAGCTCTCCCTGGACGAGACATTCTCATCTCTTATCCTTGAGAAACCGCAGGTCCTCGGAATCAACGAGTTCGGTGAATCACATATTTCGATAATGATGCTTGTGAAGACGGCTCCGATGAAGCAGTGGCAAGCCGCCCGCGAGCTGAGGAGGCGGATAAGGAAGACGTTTGACGCGAAGGGAATTGCGATACCATTTCCCCATCGCATTGTTATCTCAAAGAGCGCTGGGAACGAGCGGGGCGCATAAAGTATCCCTCTCCCCTTTGGGGAGAGGCAAGGTGAGGGGGGCACAAGCAGTTCCGAAGGAGGTGCCACTTAACAAATGGGAAACATACTTGGTGACATAAGAGCAGTCCGGGAACGAGACCCTTCTGCCGGAAATATTCTTACAGTCATTCTTACTCATCCCGGCCTTCATGCAGTTATCGCGCACAGGATTGCCTCTCAGCTCAAGAGGTGGGGAATTCCTTTCATCCCTCACCTGATTTCCTACGCATCGAGGGGAGAGACCGGTGTTTACATTCATCCATCTGCCCAGATCGGAAAGAGATTCTTCATCGACACCGGCACAGGTGTGGTGATTGGTGAGACTGCGATGGTCGGGGATGATGTTTCTGTCTTTCAGGGTGTGAATCTGGGGGGATCGGGGAGAGAAAAGACAAAGAGGCATCCGACTATTGGTGACAGGGTTGTTCTCGCACCTGGGGCGAAAATTCTTGGAAATATCACAGTCGGCGACGATGTTTATGTGGCAGCGAACTCCGTTGTGGTGAAAGATGTAGCGCCTGGAAATATTGCTGTTGGAATTCCGGCGAGACTGTTCAAGAAAGAGGCAAAGAGATTTCCTCTTGACCATTTTCATATTCCAGATCCGGTTTCGCTGCAGATTGACGATATGAAGAAGGAAATCGAGAAGATGAGGCGCGTTCTGGAAACTTCAGGACTCAAGGCACAGCTTTCACTCCTTGACGATGAACAACCTTCCGCAGTTGATGAAAAGCGCACTGAGTGATGCGGCCTCGATAGATGTGATGTCTTCATCACTTCGGAACAGAACCTAAACCTGAGGAACAATAGTCAGGAGGGAAAAGTGACGCTTCAAGTCCACGACAACTTGACCAGACAGAAATGGCAGTTCATTCCTTTCAAAGATGGACAGGTCGGAATGTATGTGTGCGGGATGACTGTCCAGGACAAGCCTCATCTCGGGCACATGTTTTCAAGTGTTGCCGGAGACATGCTCAGACGGTATCTCGAATACATGGGATTCACCGTCACGTACCTCTATAACTTCACCGATATCGACGACAAGATAATCGAGAAGGCAAAAGCAGAGAGTGTTAACTATCAGGTGATTGCCCTGCGAAATACTGAAGCATATTTTGCCTGCGCTGATCTCCTCAACATCAAAAGGGCCAGTATCTATCCGCGCGCAACGGAGCATATTCCGGAGATACTGGAGTTGATAAGAAAGCTTGAGGAAAAGAATCTCGCATATGCGAGTGGGACCGATGTTTACTACAACGTTTCACGTTTCAAGAGTTATGGAAAACTATCAGGCAAGAAGATTGATGAGCTCAGAGCCGGTGCTAGAGTTGAAGTAGGCGAGTCGAAAAGAAATCCGCTCGACTTCTGCCTGTGGAAAGGCGCAAAAGAGGGAGAACCTTTCTGGGAAAGCCCCTGGGGAAAAGGAAGGCCTGGATGGCATATCGAGTGCTCGGCCATGTCGATGGCTTATCTGGGAGAGACTTTTGACATACACGGCGGTGGGCAGGACCTCATTTTTCCGCATCACGAGAATGAGATCGCTCAATCCGAAGGCGCTACCGGAAAACCATTCGTGAACTTCTGGGTCGAGAATGGTCTCGTCAACCTGACCAGCGAGAAGATGTCGAAATCGACCCGGCACTTCATAGCTGCGGATGAGATATTGAGGGAGTTTGCTCCGGAAGCGGTTCGGTTCTACCTTCTTTCGAATCACTACACATCGCCGATCGAGTTTAACGAGGCGCGGCTCAATGAAGCAGGAGCTGCGCTTGAAAGATTGAAGAACAGCATGCGGAGGGCTCTCGAACTTGAGGAGAGCGAAGCCGGGAAGAAAGAAATCGCGAAAGGCGCTCCGATTCTCAAGACAATTGGAAAAACGAAAGAACTTTTTCACGAGAGCATGGAGGATGATTTCAACAGCGCAAAAGCAATCGGTCATCTCTTCGAGCTCGGGAAGGAAGTAAACCTGTCGCTCGAACGGGGGGGTGACGCGCCCGCGATTGGCGCCGCCGGAAGGAGCCTCCAGGAGCTCGGCGCCATACTCGGGCTTTTCTGGAAAGAAGAAAGAAGGGATGTCCCGCCTGAAGTCATACAACTTGCAAGAGAACGAGAATTGGCCAGAGACAAGAAGGAATGGGAGAGGGCCGATTCCATCAGAAAATCTCTCTTCGATCAGGGCTTCATCCTCGAAGACCACGCCGGAGGAACCCGGATAAGAAGGAAATAGGAAGCTGCTCTCCTCTCCCCAGTGGGGAGACGGTAG contains the following coding sequences:
- a CDS encoding D-alanine--D-alanine ligase, with product MKKKVVVLMGGTSAERNVSLSSGKGITLALEKKGWSVIPIDTGLGRVLPRSELELLPHTSSTQVVAVKNEERAVDVVKMKEVKDTDVVFIALHGGIGEDGTLQALLDLVGVSYTGSGVLASALAMDKVMAKRVFIANGIPTPEWFLLSSKDSVQEYESSVDALGGYPVVVKPNDQGSTVGTTIVEKKSALGEAVECACRYSNEILVERYIPGREITVAVLGDEVLPIVEIEPENEMYDYECKYTKGKSKYTVPAKLSVEKTREIQELGLRAFRALKCSGFARVDLRLSPEGKPYCLELNTVPGMTETSLVPMAAKAVGIDFPELIERICELAAKKERKSRTARL
- the radA gene encoding DNA repair protein RadA, whose translation is MPKASKTKTIFICQNCGSESPKWFGRCTDCGEWNTAVAEERIEGKTRWTPLEERERGKPVRLLDVEDRVTERYATGVDEFDRTLGGGIVPGAVVLVGGDPGIGKSTLLLQVLVRLVENDFKTLYVSGEESASQTKLRAERLGPIPGELLFACETDISQVLHYIKDVGPQVVVIDSIQTMYKSEIPSAPGSVSQVRECALELLNYAKGSDVSVLLVGHVTKDGIVAGPRVLEHMVDAVLYLEGERHHNYRILRAAKNRFGSTNEIGIFEMREEGMVEVINPSGVFLKERPLGLSGSVVVASIEGTRPMLIELQALVTRTAYNYPQRVATGFELRRLSLLLAVIEKRAGLHLSGSDVFFNVAGGMSTEEPGVDLGVVLSVSSSFKNKAIEDGIVAIGEVGLGGEVRGVTHVERRVVEAERLGFKECIIPKNNLSSIKGFGKGNIKVTGVSSILEALERIL
- a CDS encoding serine O-acetyltransferase; this encodes MGNILGDIRAVRERDPSAGNILTVILTHPGLHAVIAHRIASQLKRWGIPFIPHLISYASRGETGVYIHPSAQIGKRFFIDTGTGVVIGETAMVGDDVSVFQGVNLGGSGREKTKRHPTIGDRVVLAPGAKILGNITVGDDVYVAANSVVVKDVAPGNIAVGIPARLFKKEAKRFPLDHFHIPDPVSLQIDDMKKEIEKMRRVLETSGLKAQLSLLDDEQPSAVDEKRTE
- the ispD gene encoding 2-C-methyl-D-erythritol 4-phosphate cytidylyltransferase; protein product: MTAIVVAGGEGRRIGKDKNLIPLLGKPLLFHTLRAFEKARTVSDVILVVRKKNVESAKKLFVNKFKFGKIKKIVEGGRERQESVLKGLRWVRPDTEFVVVHDGARPLVRPSLIDKTVRACSVKGIEAVTTAVKATETVKKVRDAFIEKTLNRDELWLSQTPQVFRHRTMLAAHLLAFGEEFVGTDDVQLVERMDVKVKIIEGSRENLKITFPEDLIVAEAFLRKRRP
- the ispF gene encoding 2-C-methyl-D-erythritol 2,4-cyclodiphosphate synthase, giving the protein MRKGTRAGIGYDAHRFVEGRPLIIGGVKLPYWKGLEGHSDADVLSHAIGDAILGAMSLGDIGKHFPDTDPAFKGISSLELLKRISSIISKNGGEITNVDSTVVLEEPRLSPYTTQMRKKIADALAVPEDAVCVKATTTEGLGATGRKEGIAAYAIAVVEVSGSPT
- a CDS encoding mechanosensitive ion channel, which produces MKLIISHGVKIVFILIIALVSIRILLLLIRRMEKAVQRDDTVGAEQIKRAKTLSQVLRTATLISVLTIAGVMVIKELGIDIGPILAGAGILGLAIGLGAQTLVKDIIGGILILGENQFRVGDVVRVGGVSGVVENMSLRTTILRDLEGAVHVIPNSEVKVVSNLTKGWSQAVVNVNIAYGEDIDKVMRILDEVGEELSLDETFSSLILEKPQVLGINEFGESHISIMMLVKTAPMKQWQAARELRRRIRKTFDAKGIAIPFPHRIVISKSAGNERGA
- the cysS gene encoding cysteine--tRNA ligase, which encodes MTLQVHDNLTRQKWQFIPFKDGQVGMYVCGMTVQDKPHLGHMFSSVAGDMLRRYLEYMGFTVTYLYNFTDIDDKIIEKAKAESVNYQVIALRNTEAYFACADLLNIKRASIYPRATEHIPEILELIRKLEEKNLAYASGTDVYYNVSRFKSYGKLSGKKIDELRAGARVEVGESKRNPLDFCLWKGAKEGEPFWESPWGKGRPGWHIECSAMSMAYLGETFDIHGGGQDLIFPHHENEIAQSEGATGKPFVNFWVENGLVNLTSEKMSKSTRHFIAADEILREFAPEAVRFYLLSNHYTSPIEFNEARLNEAGAALERLKNSMRRALELEESEAGKKEIAKGAPILKTIGKTKELFHESMEDDFNSAKAIGHLFELGKEVNLSLERGGDAPAIGAAGRSLQELGAILGLFWKEERRDVPPEVIQLARERELARDKKEWERADSIRKSLFDQGFILEDHAGGTRIRRK